The Nicotiana tomentosiformis chromosome 2, ASM39032v3, whole genome shotgun sequence genome includes the window tttatgttaataacgcagctgaaaaggaacgtggtattcctagattggtcattaattataaacccttgaataaatatttgaagtgggttaggtatcctattcccaatatgatgccaatatattttcaaaatttgatttaaaatctggatattggcagattcaaatatttaaagaacatacttatagaactgcttttaatgtttcatttgggcaatatgaatggaatgttatgccttttggtttgaagaatgccccttctgaattccaaaaaattatgaatgatattttcaacccctatctagactttatcattgtttatatcgatgacattttggtattttccaaaacacttgaaatgcatattaagcatttagatatttttaaaagaattgttatacaaaatggtttggttatctcaaaacaaaaaatgagtttattccaaactaacattcgatttttaggacattatatttgttaaggaaagattactcctattcaaagatcgatcgattttgcttcaaaattttccgatgttattactgatagaactcagttacaaagatttttgggaagtttaaattatatatcacctttttataaagatttatCGCgagatttagcccccttatatgataggctaaaaaataattatgaaaacccttggactgatagttatactactttggttaaaaatattaagcaacgtaTTAAATCTCTACCTTGCTTGAAccttgctaatcctgcatggcaaaagattatCGAGACTGATGCATCTAATATTGGTTACGGAaggattttgaaacaaataaaTCTCAATAATAAGCaagaatatctgattagattctactctggtaaatggtctgaagcccagaaaAAATACGCTAttgtggcacatgaaatgttaaccatagtaaaatgtgttttaaaatttcaagacgatttatacaatcaaaagtttttgataaaaactgacgcacaatttgttaaatatatgtttaacaaagactttaaacatgatgcctcaaaaatgatatttgcaagatggcaggctcaattagccccttttgattttgaaatacaatacaAAAAGGAAATTGATAATTccctgccagatttcttatctcgtgaatatttacaggatggaacccctctggggtaggggaagaggtagaggttggggaagatcatctCCACAGTCCAGAGGAAGAtcatcaccttcaggatcgtcatacggatccacatcaaactccctagttatacaaatgggaagaaagagtttaaccaatgagaggatatctctcagagaagaatcatcgatcggaccatccgtccatctggaagatattccagaagatagtccgttatacgcacacttgcaggcatatttgactgctcaaaaacaaAAGGATACTCTTGctaagcaaagtgatacttttgctttcattacaaaagatgacaatgatgatatcaagtcatatgagaaagtgtctaaaaaagaaatgatatttcttttagaaaattctaatattcagagaaaagaagagccgtggaagatattccaaaggtatttgataaatggatTGTATTATCCGAGTGAGTCGTACAAAACCCGCTCTTATTATGAAAAAATACTCACCAGTACTGGCAGTGCAGagtttcagcacttttctggttatagcacaaacgagaacgtttataacttctcgaagattataattaaacaaagtatatctgttgaagactggggtatatccacaatgaaagaaagaCAAATAAGCCTTAACAAATCTCGAATGAGTTttacctattgggattatatccaggcatttgataaagtgttatactacaataatgatcgacataaacatacttggtttattaaagtatgtgcaaagatatttgcagagactattcctaattggtttctaaactggtggtcataccacggtccgacAGTAAAAATTTTACCTaatccatttctcatgttatacaaagaatggataaaaaatTTTCCTTTTATAAACAATTTATATCACACAGATCATATCTGTTATCCAGAAAAAATTGACTAGatttatttctttctggaattctcTATTTCTTAAATTCATAAATGGACTCCAGAAGTTGGATTCACCGAAGAACAAGTCCCGTGCTTATACAGGACCTTTTATAATAATTTTTGGGATAAAATAATGAAAAAggatcccaatatatatatatatatataatagatagAAATCATACTCTTAGGAAAACAATAACCAATTAGTAAAAAGTACTCCAGATAGTCGCTCCACAAATATGTGGACATAGGACTTTAGGTGGGGCCTGGGGGATAAAGGacgaaaaggggggggggggggtgggggaaTGAAAACCTCTTCATGAATAAAATTATACTTTTCAACTTCCAAATAGAATTGAAGTGTAGCGTAGACCCAAGTCAACAGTCAAGTCAATGGCAGGTTGCATTGGCCAAGCAATTAGGAGGCGGACTTTCTCTTCCAAATTATGGTACATGAAATCTCGAGAAAAAATGTCTTTTTAGGTGAAAAAATCTTTCTACCCTAAATTATTGATAAGTTCTCTGTGGAAATAAAAAAATAGACCCCTTTACCACGTCAGCAGTTTGTTTTTTCTCTGGAAATCTGAAGCAGATAGTTTGACTGGTCCATATGGCCATAATTTTGTGCTTCCTCCTCATCTGTGGATGAAAAATGTAGTATAAAGTGCAATAATAAGGAAAGTAATgatgaacatatacaaaattcaGCAAAAAGAAACGAGGAAATTGTATTTCAAAGTTTATACTTTATAGGAAAACTCTAGAGATTTTTACCGAGTAAATCACTTATCTAGATTTATTCACATAAATAATACTACTTTtggtttattttaaaaatagcaaAAAAATTTTACAGTTTTAGATATCTCAAAGATTATGCATTAAATGACAACAGATTAAAAAAACTTACAGACCCACAAATTAAGGAATTACTAGTATTTAAGTCCTTATTAATCTTTACACTTTCTCCCTCATCTTAGAGAAATATTCTTTCTCTCCAAATCTTTCCATTGTTTTTTCTTAGCCATTGACTCGACAACTTTCTTTCACTCAATCTTCTTCACAACATCACACACCTTTCACATAGGATTTGCTCAATTCTTTTTAGCAATATTAAAAATAACTTAGATAAAAACATAAACACTCATATTATTATTCAGGTATTACTGCAATTATAACACTTGCAAATAAACTACATAACAAAATACATCTGAAATATCAAGATTTCGTTATTATACAATAATTATACCATATATTATATCTGAAAATAACTTATATGATAACACATATGAAAGTACTCATGATAACTTAAATTATTCCATGAATCATCAAATACTAGTATGATACTAGAATTATACCATATATAATACCTGCAAATAAGTTACATAAAAAAATACATCTGAAGCATCTGAATATAATTATTATACCAGTATCAAACTATATATACCATATCCAAATGgcatacataaaaatacatgaaatATCAATATACCATATTTAACAAGCTGCGGTAATACTTTTTTCTGTGTGTTCTTATTGTAGAATACAAGGAATGTGTTGAATATAATGAATAGGGACTTGGGGGCATTTCTATTTCAGTTATATAAGTTAATATCTTAGAATGAAAATATAGGACGTGAATCATTTACGGTTATATTCATGTGATTCTCGGCTGAATTGCTTTGTTCTATTAGAATCTTTTATGATATGTTAATATTTCTTTGCCAAAAAATTTTAATTAATGAATCCTGCTAAGACTTTGTAAAATTTTTGTAAATATTGCACTATTATGTTTTTTCCCCATAATAATtctagaagaattaacccaagaGATTTTTACATGGCTGAgcgttttttaaaaattatttaacaaaATGATATTAATTTTAGTTTATTCCATAAATAGCAATTCTTTTACAATCTTAGCATACTGAAAAAATTATGCCACAATTAATGAATGCACAAATTAAGGAATGCCACTAAATAAGGAATTTAATATAACTGACTTTTCTCTATCTCATGTTAGGTTTGGGTGGTGGGGAGCATTTTTTAATCTACATAAATTCTTTTCAAATCTTACCTAATAATTTTGctattccaattttttttttgcCTTCACGCTAGTTCttctttgtatatatatatatttctgccTTCACGCTACTTCTTCTTTGcatatatatacatttatatttataatttatacATTACTGCATATATGACTTGTAAGCACATGCACATATTTAATGTATCATTTATGTATTTTGGGTGTAATCCAAATATACtttatgtatatttgacatgaaaTATTTTTTGGACTTCTTCATGCCTTTGCaaacataataaaatataatGTATATTTCATAATGATATACATTAAATAAACAGTGTATATATTTTGAtgtaattgttttaaaaaaatacatGGAATATTGAATGTTGTAGTATTATTTTAGTTGTTATACTCAATTTATaatagtaatatttgatattattttataatttGTTGATTTCATATGTATATTATTATACATTATATATTCTAGATTTATTAGTTTCATATTTTATAAATGAtacaaaatgaaagaaaatatataaggagaatatttatagcaagaaaaaagaagagattaTTTGGATAGTTATTCTCGGTCCACCAATAAATTTATAACATGTTAAAACAGAATTTGTAGTATCCTAATTTGAATTATAAAAGAAAAATTATAGGTCATATTGTTTCATTTTCTTTAGAAAATGATTATCCAGATCCTTAAATTTAGGTGTATGAATCCTAACTTTGAAGTGTATGATTTATTGCCTTTGTTTGAGAAGGAATCTTTGGGGATTTAATTATGGGCGAAAAAATAGGAATGATATGTTAGGGTTGATTATTGTCTAGCTTGATTTTTAGGGATTTTTATTGAATCTGCTATGCTATGTTAATATTCAGGTGCCATAGAATGACAATTAACTATTGTGGCTAAGGATATGCAAATTTTCTTTAAATATTGGCtagttattttttttttccaaaactcTAAGGGGTTGTTTGGTCATGGCCTGCTCTAACCTTATCATCAGTAGTAAGGCTTGTGCTTTAGGCCCCCAAATTTGTAGGGCTccattttcaaaaaataataggCTTATaggtattttaaaataatatttggtACTTTTAATACAAAAGTACTAAAGTTTTtcatataaaagaaaaaaattattttaaatatataaataaagtaacaatttaacttacttaaaaataaaaatgagTAGATGAATAGTTTTTTCAACTTTTTCATTGGAATTGATTTGACAATTCATTTTTACTCTTTCATTAGATAACACGTGAAAGTTTCATTCCCCCTTCCTTAATTTGTCCAAGTCAATCTTTCTTTTTCCCAATCTATTCGCTCtcgtttgaccatagattttggctttattttttcaaaaaaaaaattgaaaacattgtttgtttatgaaatatgatcatgttttaggggaaaaaaattcaaaaaatttcaagTTCGCAGTTTTTGAGTGAAATCTTTTTTTCCACTCACAAAACATcaacttttcttcaaataaaatgcatatcCAAACataacttcaacttccaaaaatatttttcaatacaacttcaaaactacttttttcaagtttcaatcaaatttATGTCAAAACGCTAGCTTCATATTTCAGAAATTCCTACATATATATTTTCTGTCTTTTTCTTTGATATTCCTACTCACCTTCTATTTCCAAGATTTCATTAGTTCAAGTGTTCAACAATACTTTTAAGCTATTCTATAAAATCTTATCTAAGATCAATAATGTCTCAACAAAAAAATTAACTGAGTTGGCTATTTTATCAATTGAAAAGGAATAATTATAGgaaatcgattataaaaaaattattaacaactTTGTATCTCAAAAATTTAGAAGATTagaattcaaataaaaaaatatattataatttttttttaaaaatttaggccTCACATTAAATTTAGGCCACATGTGCTTGATCCTCCCGTGCGTTTGGTTACCAGGAGGGATAGACAAGGATATCCTATAAGCCGGATATCCCATATATtagggtgaaattcaaaaatagccagatctataagtggtaattgaaaaatagccacagtttaaaaaataatcgaaatttagccacttttcatgcaaagataaatttgaacgaaaacactgtttaaaatccgaaaaatattccagcataatatactagagttccagtgtaatatactggacttccagtataatatactagaattccagcataatatactggagttccagcataatatactggagttccagcataatatactggtccagcataatatgctggaagttcatacacaggtgctctaatctccagtatattatgctggaacatTTCGTgtattggagttccagcataatatgctggaagttcatacataggtgcaccaatctccagtatattatgttggaatttttcgtgttgcagcaaaatagtggctatttacaatgactttgcaaacgctggttatttttcaattaccagtccaaaAACTAGCTAGCCCGTACTATTTTCACCATAGATTAGCTATCATATCTTTTATATAGGATAGCTAATTCGATCATTTTGGTATTAAATTTATCCCACCAGTAAATAATATCCACCAAACAGGAAATAAATATAATCTCATATCCTTTCAGGAGATTAGTATCCTTTATCCTTAATCTACCTACCCGTCGTTTTGACCGGCATGTTAGCTTACCCAAAAGGAAAAGAAGTAAATATATAGAGCGAGAATTTGACTAATATATTTTTTAGTTGATGGGGTTTGAACCATCCAACTTAAATATAGAAGACCGAAAAATTTCATTCATCCTCAATTCTTTACTTTTTGGGTACTTACTGTACATTTTTTCTTGTTTTAATTACTTCCCTTTCTCTCAGCGTTGCTCTATTCAACTCTGCTAAACAGAGCGGCAATCATAATTCATATACCAATTTTTTGGACATAATAGAATGCCTGCCTTTGTCTAAAACAATTCAAACAGTTGGGAAAGAAGCAATCTGGGCAATGCCACAATGGCCATCTTCAACACCAACATCTCTAACAATTTTCATGTATCCTTCCTCACCCCAAGTAGTCCCCCATGAGTTCTTGATTAGCCAATAATTTGTACCATCTTCACTTGTTCCATAACCTATCACTGTGACTGCATGATTCAGCTGAGGGTAACAACTCCCATCATATATTCCACTTTTATACACATATACTCCACTTCCATACAAATGAAACTCCCTATTAGCAGCAATACCAACAGATATTGGTTGATTAGCTACTGCTTGCAGTAACGCGGACTCGCTTGGTTCTACTACTTTATAACCACTGATTTTCACTGCTGGTGAGGATAATTGTTCTGTGCTGCAAACGCTTTGAATTTGTTGATAAGGATAATTAGTCTCGGTGGTGATGCCGCCACCATTTTGAAGTAAGAAGTCGTAGGCTCGTGTCATTAGTCCACCATTACAACCATTATTCTGGGTAGTACAATCCAGAAGTTCTTGCTCCGAAAGTGAGATTAGTTCATTGTTTGCAATCTGATATGCTCCTTCTATAGCTGCCACCGCAGAAAATGCCCAACAACATCCTGTAATCATGATATGTAAGCCACTCTGTGTTAAAAAAAATGCTCTATTGTGTTCAcggaattcaataatttttatattcacacataaaaaagatcttttatctatatacacaatataattatttgacAAAGGGAATAATTTTTATTTTCACATATAAAAAAGATCTTTTATCTATATACACAGTATAATTATTTGACAAAGAAAATTCAGACAATATAATTATTTGACAAAAGGAAATTCAGTCATACCCCTTTTAATAGTAAATATATGGCTTTGCCACTAGTGGTGGAGACACACTTTAGAAAGAGGTGTCTCTAATTATAATACTACTAGAAAATAATATAAAGTAACTATCAATTTGATACACGAAAGAGAACTTAAATTGAACCAATATATATAGTTCGAAACCCAAAAATCACTATAAGCTGAGTTGTAAGAGTAGGCTGTTATAGCTCGTGTAAAAAATACTGCTTAAGCCGCTATTAGATGGGAAAATTTTGATAGGAAGTATTGGGTCAGAGACAAGTTAAGTGTTAGAATAGGAACAGAACTGACTTACCACATTGACCTTGATCCTTGACTCCTGTTACACTGCCGCTCTTTCTCCAGTCCATGCTAAGAGGAATATCAGTCAGCTGGCTATCATATTTAAAGGACGTTGTAGCATTTGATTTTTGCTGGAATGAAGTGTCAAGCCCCGTATATGATTCCAGAAAGTCCTCAGTGGTGAGATCAGCATATTTATTGATGGCTAACTTATAACGTTGAGTTCCATTCTGATTGAATGATTCGATGAACTCAACGTTTTCCTTAAATATTCTGAAATGGCGTTCTTTTTCTATCTCATCTTTGTATTCACGACCATGACGAACTATCCATTTCTCATGCCTTTCCTGCATGGATGCTTCTTGTAGGTCACGGGATGTAACTTTGAAAGAACATATTCCTGTTTCCCTCCAGGTATATTCTGCGTTCATTTTGTTATCGATTTTTCCTTTGTATATAGGTGTAACTAgggatgccattttgaggccttcgagcggtgatgAAGGAAACAAGTCCTCGGTCCTGGaacagggaaaagaaaagaaacgaagggcttcctctcggccggaggaccctaagcccaaaactcgaaaggtgaggagaaaaatcattgccctttcgatcgactcggtccaacgactgagggaggaagaagaagaagaagaaaaagaagaagaagaagatagctcctcggctttggtagtccgacCTACGGAGGCAGTCGAGGTTGCTAGAGCTGCTGAGCCGATGGCGGCCGTGCCCATCGGGGTTGGTTCCGAAGACCTAAGTCTCGATCGGAGTACTctgagtgatttgctcggggcaaTGGCAATGGATCATTCACCTTCTCTTccgtctttttctgaggaggcgttgaagGAGGCTCGAGAGCTGAAGACTCCCGATATTGGTGTTGGCTCAGGTGCAGCGGATCCTTTTAAGGATTGTTTTACTGGTGTTGATGACAGTTCCGATAttggtgatgcttctcttttgttagaggaagctcagcgttttattactcgggtaatgattcttccatacttggcttctttgttcttttccatacttgacggttccgatatcggtgatccTTCTTTGTTTATTGGTGTTGATGACAGTTTCTAACTATGCAGGCCATCGGTAGGTTTCGAgttgatcttagccagtgtgaggccgaactCTGGAAGGTCCTAGGTGAAATAAATGACCTTCGGCTTCTTTGTAGCAAAAAGGAGGAGGCTATAAAGGATCTTCAaacggatttggctaaggttcgtgaagaaagggtcgagctcgatcagcaggtgagcctcgttctgttaaagtatggattcgactcgactgtggaagttaacccttcgttgtctcagttgcagcaaaagatcgagaagatcgggctacttcgagaggaggtcgatcaaatccgggccgaatgcaaccagtggaaggagactattgacCGCCTGGCAGCGGAGAAAGAAAACATCTTAACAAAGTTATTATCAGCCGACGTTCAGCTTCGAAACGTCAAGCAAAAGGTGTCGGTTCAGGCTAAGAAAATCGATGAGCTTGAGATACGACgtgctgaggctaaggcggaggttgagtcgtcgaaagttttggcggataagtctattgctgtatatcgagctgatgttgaggccgctcaggtggaggcccgggaagcggcgaAGATTGCCGAAGcgcgagctcattgggttgccgaactttttaagtgtagatctcggagggagaccctcgagaagatacatgctcgaggtttcgaccttaccgaagaggtaagaaaggcaaaagagcttgaagcgaaagctgaagccttggcttctgatgatgatgacgatgataacgatgatggtagcaaaagcgggtcCGAGGGTGGGGAAGACCCCGACCCAGAAGCTTAGAGTCTAATTCTCCATATCTGTAAATTAATTACGTaggcaattttgtatatatataacaaggtCAATTTTGATCGATCAGATTTGGAGTGACGTTTTGCTTGTTGAGTTGATGATAATTTTATTAAGAATGGAAAAAAGGACAAGAccaattttaaggcaaaaattgaAAGCCATGCTACTGAAATAGGAACTGTATATCTTAAAGCCCGAAGAGAGGTTGAGTGAATGATTAAGCACACATCTTAACAGAGTTTATATAGGCGCACTATAGAGAATTTTTACgtaaaattttccaatttttgttCCCACTTCGATATTGATATTAGACTAATTATCTTGCATTTCCTTTCCCAGAAATTAACCCATTTTAACTTTCTAGGAGACTAGGACGACTTCAAGTCACAAAGCTTAAACAATACAAAATAGCGTtttgtttctttccttttttcccATTCAAATGGAGCACGCGGTAGGGAAGTATTTGTATTACTTACGCTATTAATTTAAAATTCTTATTATTGATAATAGAACATAGCTCAGACTATTTGTCGAATTGAGCGGATTAGCTTATGCAAGTGCCATGCCAGTCTGTTTCATTCCAATTTCATGGTACGTCCCCAAAAGGACTGATGCTATGGTTATAAGAAGTAATTGACGAGAGCCAATGAATTGAATGACCTTATATTCCAAACATTTGGGTCTACTAATTTGCGTTGGAATCTTTGCTTCTTGGAATTTCTTATGGGACGTTTCTGTCATATAATGAAAACTAGATCAAGACTTGCTTTGGCATAATGTGGAAGTCATCTTCGTTGATTATTGATATGCCCGATATTATGAGCTGATGGGAAAATAATATCTTCTCGTCATTTGATCTCCTaaactttaattattgcatgaaGATACAAAATCATTAACTCAAGAAACACACAATTAACTTTAAAACGTTTAACGGTTATTAATAATCACATACTGGTAGAACCATAATCACACAAGCtacttatatttattatttcaTGTGATATTGGTGTAAACTGAATATTCTCAGAATAATTTAGCCTGAAACATTTTAGGTTTCTTTGAATTGTCACTAGAATTGCGTTCAGAATTAAGAGATAATTATGCTATTCAAATGATAATGATCTATTATCCTTTCTATGGGACTTCTCATACGTACTATCTACTCATTTCAAAGAGACTTTTAATATCATGCGTTTCCATTTACTCGTGGAATTTTAGTTATTAGCAGATTCTTAAATTGTTGAAAAGATGAAGGGTTCGTACTAATCTTGAATATGAGATGTGAAATTAATTGTGGGAGGAGAACAACTTGATTTTTGGACAATGGGAGCAATAGATCAACTCTCAACATGAGAAATACAGCCGCTGGACCTTTGTCCTTGGGCTTGTCAGCCTTTTGAAACCCAACTAAATGAACTAATCCAAATGAAATTGAATTTTAATTAAATCTAAAACAATTAATAACCTTAGTTTGGATCcaatatttattaatttatatctatctattctatattattataaaagtacgaataatttatgctaaatATTGAATGACTAAAATATCCCCGAAATATTGATAGCCtttaaatatttgtataatttaaggatAATTATGTAAATAACTCAAGGATAAAATTCTTTTTCGATTTTAATTACACATTCGTCGACTTAAAAAAATTCGTATAATTTTTTTCGGAACTAATCGTTTTGGACTACTACTCACCGCCACTATGCATGGTTTAGAGGGGAATACAGTTTAGAGGATAGTAGCCTAATAACTTTTAGTACTAGGAGTCATATAATTTGTATTGGAATGTGAATCCTTCGATCAATCAAATAGGTATCGATTTCAACTTTTTAAAGCTATTTGTGTAGAATTCTAAACATAATTTCATATGATACAAAATACTATTGACGCCCTATTACCATCTCTACTTAGAGTTTCATTGATACTACATTTTATTCTCACCGAACATACACGTAATTAAGACTCTGAATCCCTGTCCAAAAGTGAAAACTGTCTGTAGTTCTTGTTGAATACAAATTGTATTCACCTTTGCTTTTTATAATGTATAGCTTTATGCTGTAATTCCCGAAATTCAACTCCTTCAGTTGTGTACTCCCATTGTTTTCTCTAAGGTATACGTTATTTTATGTTATATTTATTCCTGTTTTAAGTAGTGTGTTTGTTGATGAGTAATGGACAT containing:
- the LOC104090642 gene encoding senescence-specific cysteine protease SAG39-like, producing the protein MAFNFCLKIGLVLFSILNICSFKVTSRDLQEASMQERHEKWIVRHGREYKDEIEKERHFRIFKENVEFIESFNQNGTQRYKLAINKYADLTTEDFLESYTGLDTSFQQKSNATTSFKYDSQLTDIPLSMDWRKSGSVTGVKDQGQCGCCWAFSAVAAIEGAYQIANNELISLSEQELLDCTTQNNGCNGGLMTRAYDFLLQNGGGITTETNYPYQQIQSVCSTEQLSSPAVKISGYKVVEPSESALLQAVANQPISVGIAANREFHLYGSGVYVYKSGIYDGSCYPQLNHAVTVIGYGTSEDGTNYWLIKNSWGTTWGEEGYMKIVRDVGVEDGHCGIAQIASFPTV
- the LOC108948332 gene encoding autophagy-related protein 23-like isoform X1, with translation MDASCRSRDVTLKEHIPVSLQVYSAFILLSIFPLYIGVTRDAILRPSSGDEGNKSSVLEQGKEKKRRASSRPEDPKPKTRKVRRKIIALSIDSVQRLREEEEEEEKEEEEDSSSALVVRPTEAVEVARAAEPMAAVPIGVGSEDLSLDRSTLSDLLGAMAMDHSPSLPSFSEEALKEARELKTPDIGVGSGAADPFKDCFTGVDDSSDIGDASLLLEEAQRFITRAIGRFRVDLSQCEAELWKVLGEINDLRLLCSKKEEAIKDLQTDLAKVREERVELDQQVSLVLLKYGFDSTVEVNPSLSQLQQKIEKIGLLREEVDQIRAECNQWKETIDRLAAEKENILTKLLSADVQLRNVKQKVSVQAKKIDELEIRRAEAKAEVESSKVLADKSIAVYRADVEAAQVEAREAAKIAEARAHWVAELFKCRSRRETLEKIHARGFDLTEEVRKAKELEAKAEALASDDDDDDNDDGSKSGSEGGEDPDPEA
- the LOC108948332 gene encoding COP1-interactive protein 1-like isoform X2, giving the protein MDASCRSRDVTLKEHIPVSLQVYSAFILLSIFPLYIGVTRDAILRPSSGDEGNKSSVLEQGKEKKRRASSRPEDPKPKTRKVRRKIIALSIDSVQRLREEEEEEEKEEEEDSSSALVVRPTEAVEVARAAEPMAAVPIGVGSEDLSLDRSTLSDLLGAMAMDHSPSLPSFSEEALKEARELKTPDIGVGSGAADPFKDCFTGVDDSSDIGDASLLLEEAQRFITRAIGRFRVDLSQCEAELWKVLGEINDLRLLCSKKEEAIKDLQTDLAKVREERVELDQQLQQKIEKIGLLREEVDQIRAECNQWKETIDRLAAEKENILTKLLSADVQLRNVKQKVSVQAKKIDELEIRRAEAKAEVESSKVLADKSIAVYRADVEAAQVEAREAAKIAEARAHWVAELFKCRSRRETLEKIHARGFDLTEEVRKAKELEAKAEALASDDDDDDNDDGSKSGSEGGEDPDPEA